The genomic DNA TCAAACCCCAACCTCTGGTCGATAACGATCATCAATACACCGGAAGGCAACAAGACAGTCAACCGTCTGGTAATTGATTTTACGTTGTCGAATGCAATCTGGGGAGATATCGCCACCGGTGAACTTCGTGTAATCGGAGAGGGCGACCAGTATTTTAAACAATCCCTCGCTCCGGGGCAGACATACACGATTGTGAACACGATGCTCACCGAAGAAACCAATCAGGTGATAACGAGCGGGTGGTCACAGAAATTTGTTGACGAGGCAATGCGTATCGGATATATGCCCGAAGGAACCTATACATTTTCCTTTGCGGTCAGTGCATCCAAGAGCTGGTACGATAACTCCGGCGATCCGATTGTCGCGGAACCGATTCTGGAGAGCATAGAGATTCGTAATCCGCTGCCTCCCGAACTGGTTTCACCCGAACAGAATTCCCAGGATGCTCCTTCCATTCCCCGGTTTACCTGGCAGGCACCGCAGGTCACCGACCTGTCCAGACTCAGATCGGTCAAAAGAAACATCGACATTTATTATACCATAAAACTCTGGGAAATGTTTGAGACCAACGGATCGGAACTCACCCAGGAAAATGCGATAACCAGAAAACCGATCTGGACGGTCGAAAAATGGAAATCCACATCAATCGATTTCGATCCCGGTCAGTCACGCCGCGAACTCATCGCAGGAAGACCGTACTGCTGGCAGGTACAGGCGTTTGACGGCACCGGACGTTTTATCAGCGCCTCCAATGAAGGCAAGAGCGATGTGTGGCCCTTTACCATTAAATTCACACCTCCTACCATCAACGAGCCGCTCCTTTTTTACCCGCTCCGTGTCAGCTGGACACCTGCACAGGCGGGAGGAGCTTCGGTTCTCTATAATCTCAGGATTGCCGACAATGCCGATTTTTCCAATGCTTACGTTGCCCTGGGCCTGACGACCACATCATTCACCTATCCGTCCGATGGGCCGGCGCTCCGCTATGGCGTCATCTACTACCTGAGAGTGCGCACGACAGACGAAGCGGGGCTTCCGCTCGGTGAACCGGCGCTTACAACCTTCACGCTTCCTTCCACGGAAATAACCCTGTCTTCTCCTGCCGACGGATCGACGCCTCCGACCATGACACCGGCATTCCAGTGGCAGGGCTCCAACGACTACTACATAGTCACTGTGGCAAACGAGGAAGCGAACTGGTCGGATCGTTCAGGCGCAGTTCAGGGAACATCATGGACCTATGACGGCGAGGAACTCAGACGGGGAACAACCTACACATGGTATGTGACCCCCGCCAACGAGCATGGCGATCCTGTCGGCGCTAACTCCGACAGCTGGTCATTCTCCACATCGCCGGAAGATCAGATCAGCCTGATAAGCCCCATCAATGCCCGGGTTTCGACCATCTTCCCGGTATTCACATGGAACAGTTACACACCCGCAACCGGAAATAATGTCCAGTACAGGATTATCATAACCGACGACAGCGGAAACACCATTCATTCCGAAGATGTTTCTGCCACAACCTATACCTATTCGACAAGCGCTCCCGGGTTGTTGTACGCCGCCCGTTACAACTGGTCCGTTGCAGCCCTTGTCGGCGGCGACGAGATCGGTCAGAGAAGTCAGTCGGTGTGGTTCGTTACCCCCTTTGTCGAAGGCGGAGGTGGACAGGAAGTAACCATTACATCGGTCAGCGATGCTGTCAAGCTCGTATTGAGAGACTATCCCGGATTCGAGCCGTTTGCGAACAAGATATTGACCCAGATACTCGCCGAAACCGGACCGCTGACTCCGGCGGAGCTTATGGATATTATCGATAAATATAAAATCGTAAACGTGACCGCAAAGTGAGGCCGCGATGAAAAGATCGAAAGATAGAAAGACAGGCATGGCTAGAAACAGAATACTACAGTATTCGGGCATTGCGCTCGCGATAGTGATGATGCTTCCTATCATGTTGAGTGTGGTGTCCGCCCAGGAAGGAACGGTAATCGCAGTGGTTGAAAGAATCAACGGCGCCCTGCAGTACCGTGAAAACACCAGCACCGAGTGGAAGGCAGCTAAAGTCAAACAGCCTCTTTACAATGGTTTCCAGCTCCGGACCGAAACAGGAAACAAAGCCTTGATTCTCTATGTCAGCTCCGGAAGCCGTGTGCTCGTCAATGAAAACACCGAGCTCGAGGTTCAGGCGCAAAGCGCCACTCCGGGAGGAAAACCGACCGGTGAACGTACCCGGCTGATGATAGGAGAAGTTTATTCGAAAGTAACTCAGGGTTCGAAGTACGATGTCGAAACCCCGACATCGGTGGCATCGGTTCGAGGCACCGAGTTCAACGCTTCCTTTGACAACGGCGAAGCATCGTATCTGGTGGTCGAGAGTGTTGTCGAGGTCATGAACCAGCTCGGGTCCGTACTCCTCTCCCAACTCCAGGGCATAACAGTCGGCACGGGCGAGGCGCCGGATTCAACGAAGGTTCAGAAACTCTCGCAGGATCAGGTCAATCAGATGACCGGCTGGACCAACCAGGTTGAACCGTCCTGGAAGCTTAACATGAACATCGAGCAGGGCGACACCCACGAAATGGGTACCTCGTTCGCCATGACAATCTTTGCCTCCGACCCCAAGACAGGAAGCATGGATTCGAATGCGGCGTTCGCGCTTTCATCGCTGTCCTCATCGAACGATATCCTCGAGTTCTCGACGGATAACGGCAAGACATGGACGAACGCGCCGCAGGTCAATCTCGTGAGCGGCCAGGCTCGGGTACTCATCCGGCCGACGGCTGAAGGGTCTGCCGATGTCATCGCACAGGCTACAAATTGTGAGCCCGCCGGGGTTACCATTACGGTATCCAAAGCCAAGAAGAAAATAAAAATCGATCTGATTTTCACGGATCCTGATGGGACTAATGAAAAGACATTAACCCTGGAGCTTGAAGAAAAATGACCATATATACCATAAGAGAGGTGAATGAAGCCATGATACGCAGACAGCATACCAAAGTGCCCATGAGTATCATCCTGGCCTTGCTCTTGATGGCCATGTGGGCTCCTTGTGTTTTTGCCGATTCGATGCCGCCGTACATAAGCACGAATATGTACAACGACCGGTACGAACCGGGTGTTATCAAGGCACAGGTGCTGGATGATACACGGGTTTCCAAGGTTACCCTTTTCTATCGGAAACCGGGCGATATCGATTACAACAGCATCGACATGAAATCCAACAGTGATATTTATTACCGTGAACTCAAACGCGAGCTCGGTGTGCGGGGGACAGTGGAATACTATCTCCTCGCACAGGACACCTCGGGAAACGAGAAAACCGAACCGGCGCTGGACGCTCAGGAGAATCCGCTCGTTACATCGATGGACGATGTCGTGAACCAGTCCGCCGATGAGGTCGTTCTCTCGAGTCCTGAGCCGGGGACGCTCCTCGTTACCGGAAACCAGATGATCATCGTGTCGTTCTACAAGACCGACCGTGAAGTGGACATGGGCACCGTCCGCATCAGGATCGACGACCGTGACCGTACCCGTGAGGCGGACATTGTCGGCAACCTCGTCATGTGGGAGCCGCGCCGTCCGCTCGCTGACGGTATCCATGTGGTTGAAATCTATGCAAAATCGACCGCAGGACAGATCGTCGGGCCGAATATCTGGTCATTCCGCGTAAAGACCAAGCTCGAGCTCCCCATGGGCATGACAGGGAACTTCTATGCCGGGTTCCAGCATGACGAACGGTCGGACAATTCGACAAATGTTCCCCTCTGGAACAACAAGATCGATGTCAGCCTCGCGGGTGAAAAGGACTGGCTGAGCTGGGAAGCGGGAGTCATGCTTTCGAGCGAAGAATCAGCATTCCTCACCTCGGAAGACCTTCCGGCCCGTCAGCCCATCAACCGTTATTATCTCGATGCCCGCACACGGCACTGGAAACTTCACCTGGGCGATTCGAACCCGAATTTCAGCGAGCTTTCGCTCAAGGGAGTTCTCGTTCGCGGTCTCGATGCCCAGTTCAAGTCGAACCGCTTCAACGCCGAACTCGTCTACGGCTATAACAAACGTGACATCGGCGAAAATGTCGCTCTCGTCCAAAACGTCTCAAATGTTATGATAAACGGTTACACGGACGAGAGTACAGGCGAGTTTGTCGATATCTCGACCCGTCCCACTCAGGAAATCATTCAGGATTCCAACGGGGAATATCATGTCTATGAATTCAATCCGGGCACATTCAAACGGGATGTGATGGCATTGAAGCTCAATACGCTCCCCGTGAGAAGCCGCTGGCTCAGGTGGGATATCGGGCTGAACCTGTTCAGCGCCCAGGACGATTCGACGTCCCTGAGCACCGTGTACGATCCCGAGACCAAAGGCCGTCTCTACGATTACGGAAACAACGTTCTGTTCCCGACCGGATATGCGCCCAAAAAGAACTGGGTGGGAACGATAGAGACATCCTTCCGGTTCAACAACAACCGTTCGATCCTGTCGGCGGAGTTCGGCGGAACGATTGTGACCGATAATCTCTACGGTGTTGTCACCGATGACATCAGGGACGAGATACCGGATACGATCGACGACAGTGTATTCCGTATCAACGGATCGACCCAGACATCGTTCGACAAGATGAAGCTCAAGGACAGCATCGGCGCGGGTCTTGGCGACGCAATCTTCTCGGTATACAAGTTCAGGTTCATAACGCCGCTGCCGATCAAAGCGACGAGAACCAGCCTGCGGGCCGAACTGTACCGTATTCCGACCCATTATGTCTCGCTCGGCAATCCCCACGAGAAGACCGATGTAGGCGGGTACAAGCTGAACCTCAAAACCCAGTTCCTGCAGGATCAGGTTGGAGTCAGCCTCGACTACAACGCTTACTCGGACAATCTCAACAACGAGACCAAGCAGTACTCGAACACCGAGCAGTCCGCGCAGAAGGATCTGACAAAGGATACCAATGTCGCAAGCGTTACGGTGAACCTCATGCCCAAGATTCTTCCCGATTATGCTCCCGCTTTTTCGGTCGGTTACCGGACATACACGTCCGAGAACAACCTCGACTACAAGTTCAACGAAAAGATGAACAAGGTGAAGATGGCGACGAATACCGCGATGTTCTCGGTCGCCGGTACTCTCCCCGTGGGACTTCAGCAGCACCGCGGTACCCTGAGCTTCACCAACATGGACATCTCCGACGACCGTCCCGTCGCGGACTACGAGCGGAGCGATTCGAAGAACCTCACTGTCCTGTTCAACGTGAACTCGACCATCAATCCGCTTCCGCTCGCGATCAACTTCGCGATCGGCCGCACCGGCAACACGACCTATTTCCCGGTTCAGAAAGTCGACCAGTCGTACTACCGCAAGCAGGTTGACACGGGAATCAACATGGTCAACCTTTCCGGGTCGTACAAGTGGTTCCGCGACAAGCGGCTCAAAACCACGATCGGATTCGGGTACATCGGTTCCTCAAACGGCGAAGGCGGAACGACATACGAGGTCGATAATACCAAGACCTCGGCAAGGATCGAAGCCGATTACAAGTTCAGCAGGATGGCATCGTTCGGCGGGATGATCAAGTTCGTCAGCTTCACCGACAATGTCAACAGCGGCGCAGACTATACCGAGCCCATCATCGGTATCGATCTGAGATCGAATTTCTAAGCTGCTGCTGAAACAGAAACACGGAAGCCGCGTCGAAAGGCGCGGCTTTTTTTATTGCTGCCGAGCAGGCGTTCAAATCCGCCCGAGCCGCATTCTATCATACTTCATGAATAATCTCCATAACCATCCATGGCCACATCGAAGGATGAAAAATGTATGCAGGCACCATATGGATTCCCGATTAGTGATTCGGGAATGACGGCGTTACAGGGATACCCGACACCCGGCCGGGGCTTCGGTACCGGGAACCGCAGATGCATTTTCAGATAAGATCGTGTTCACAAGACCCGGAAATAATTTCTGGGTAATAACACCTCCACCATGCCGAAGTCCCATGAAAAAAAATATTTTCCCCTTGACAATGCCTATCATGTATATTCATTGTTACAGTATCTCATAATAGTACTATTTTCTTCCGATAACCGGGAAAAAGCGGCTGAATCGGAATATGGTTTTGTACATACGGACTTTTATGCTCTTTAAAAGCCTGAAAATAATCGATTTTGCAACCTTTCATGAAAGGATACCGATATGAACAGTCCGGCATATACTCCAAAAAAAATTGATTACGGTATCATTGTGCTGCTGTATGTGATGCTCCTTATCCCGTTCGCCGTCCGGGCACAGGCGGAGATGGTGACGATCGATTACGATGTCCGCGGCATCGCCGAAGATCATGACGGCATCCTGTGGCTCGGTACCGAGGATGGCATTCTCATGTATGACGGTGTCCGGTGGAAACGGTTCACCAACAAGGAAACGGGCAGACCGGGCGGCGTGTCCGCCAATGTTTTTCGCGCCGCGGCGGTCGATCAGGACAATGTCAAGTGGTTCGGATACAAAGCGCCGGTAACCTCGTTCGACGGTATCACGTGGAAGCACTACGAGGGCGACGATATCTGCCCCCAGGAATATTTCATTACGAGAATCGCGGTCGATCTGAACAACGAGAAATGGTTCACCACGTACGGCGGCGGTGTATGGAGTTTTGACGGTACACGCTGGGAGCACTATACGACCGGTAACAGCGGCCTTCTGTCCGGAGAGTTCACCGACGACCAGGGGAATGTATACCCTCAGGGCGATACGATTTATTCGATTGCCGTGGATAAGGACAATGTGAAATGGTTCGGGTCGGATATCGGGCTCTCCCGTTTCGACGGCGAAAACTGGACGACCTATGACCAGTTCGGACTGATCCAGGGATTGTTCGCGGACAAGGATAATAAGCTGTGGATAGGAACTTCGGACGCCGTGTACCGCTTCGACGGACAGAATGCGGAAAAGATGGCCGACAACAGGAACGTCTTTTCGTTCGACCAGGACAGGGACGGCGCGGTCTGGCTGATACCGGGACCCTACAGTTACGACGGCGAAACATGGACGCTCCACCGTGTCGACCGTACAAACATCACGATACGGCCGAAATACACGTGGAGAGTCTTCATCGATCATGCAAACACCAGGTGGATCGGCACCGACAACGGCATTCTGAGCTTCGACGGCGAGACATGGAGGGAATACCAGGTGGAGATCGATCTGAGCAAGTTCCCCCTCTCACCGGATACTGCCGGTCAGTACACGCCTCATCGCATCACAAAGAACGATTTCCCCTTCGATGTCATATCGTCGATCGCCGAGGACCGTAAAGGCAATGTCTGGGTCACCATCAATGAGGGGGGAGCCGCAAGTTACAAGGGCGAAACATGGACGGTCTATAATCCCTCGAACAGCGGAATTGCGACCGACAGCCCCCATGCTGTCGCAGTCGACCTGAACGATACGGTCTGGTTCGGTACATCGGCGGGGGTTTCGCGTTTCGACGGGGCAGCATGGAAAACCTTCACCGTGAGCGACGGTCTTGTCAACGCCGATGTGCGCGCGGCGGCGGTCGACCATGACAACGTGGTCTGGTTCGGAACCATGGGCGGCGTCTCGTGCTTCGACGGTACATCATGGAAGTCTTACGGAACCGATGACGGACTCGCCGACAGCGAGATCGTCTCGGTCGCCGTGGACAGGGACAACGTCAAGTGGTTCGGCGGAAACACGAAGGGAGTCACGAGCTTTGACGGGTATTCCATGCGGATTTACACCACTGCCGACGGGCTGGGCGACAACCATGTTCCATCCATCGCGGTCGATCAGAACAATGTGAAAGTTTTCGCGACGGGAACGGTCACTTTCTTCGACGGGTCCACATGGAGCGAGTTCACCGCCGATGACGGCCTGTGGGAAAACGACATAATCAATGTCTTTGTCGACAGCGACAACAGGCGATGGCTCGGGTCACGCATGAACGACGCGTACTGCATCGACGACAGCAAGCTCTACCAGTATAATTACACGTTCATGTACGGTCACGATGTCAACGTGGTGTACATCGATTCGACGGGACGCATGTGGTTCGCGACATCGTGGGGACTGACGAGTTTCACACCCAGAGGCGCGGTGTCGCTGGCCGATGAAACGGGGACTATCCCTCAACCGCTGCCGGTCATCTCCTCCTTCCCCAACCCCTTCAATCCCTCGACAACCATCGGGTTCACCCTGCCGGAAGCAGGACTGACAAACCTCTCAGTCTACAACATTGCCGGGCAGAAGGTCCGCGGGCTCGTCTCGGAGAATATGACCGCCGGTCATCATACCGCCGTGTGGGACGGAAAGGACGAGAATGGTGTACCGGTTTCGGCGGGAATCTATTTCGCCCGGCTGACCTGCGGCG from bacterium includes the following:
- a CDS encoding T9SS type A sorting domain-containing protein, yielding MNSPAYTPKKIDYGIIVLLYVMLLIPFAVRAQAEMVTIDYDVRGIAEDHDGILWLGTEDGILMYDGVRWKRFTNKETGRPGGVSANVFRAAAVDQDNVKWFGYKAPVTSFDGITWKHYEGDDICPQEYFITRIAVDLNNEKWFTTYGGGVWSFDGTRWEHYTTGNSGLLSGEFTDDQGNVYPQGDTIYSIAVDKDNVKWFGSDIGLSRFDGENWTTYDQFGLIQGLFADKDNKLWIGTSDAVYRFDGQNAEKMADNRNVFSFDQDRDGAVWLIPGPYSYDGETWTLHRVDRTNITIRPKYTWRVFIDHANTRWIGTDNGILSFDGETWREYQVEIDLSKFPLSPDTAGQYTPHRITKNDFPFDVISSIAEDRKGNVWVTINEGGAASYKGETWTVYNPSNSGIATDSPHAVAVDLNDTVWFGTSAGVSRFDGAAWKTFTVSDGLVNADVRAAAVDHDNVVWFGTMGGVSCFDGTSWKSYGTDDGLADSEIVSVAVDRDNVKWFGGNTKGVTSFDGYSMRIYTTADGLGDNHVPSIAVDQNNVKVFATGTVTFFDGSTWSEFTADDGLWENDIINVFVDSDNRRWLGSRMNDAYCIDDSKLYQYNYTFMYGHDVNVVYIDSTGRMWFATSWGLTSFTPRGAVSLADETGTIPQPLPVISSFPNPFNPSTTIGFTLPEAGLTNLSVYNIAGQKVRGLVSENMTAGHHTAVWDGKDENGVPVSAGIYFARLTCGGRTVSGKMVMVK
- a CDS encoding FecR family protein — translated: MARNRILQYSGIALAIVMMLPIMLSVVSAQEGTVIAVVERINGALQYRENTSTEWKAAKVKQPLYNGFQLRTETGNKALILYVSSGSRVLVNENTELEVQAQSATPGGKPTGERTRLMIGEVYSKVTQGSKYDVETPTSVASVRGTEFNASFDNGEASYLVVESVVEVMNQLGSVLLSQLQGITVGTGEAPDSTKVQKLSQDQVNQMTGWTNQVEPSWKLNMNIEQGDTHEMGTSFAMTIFASDPKTGSMDSNAAFALSSLSSSNDILEFSTDNGKTWTNAPQVNLVSGQARVLIRPTAEGSADVIAQATNCEPAGVTITVSKAKKKIKIDLIFTDPDGTNEKTLTLELEEK